From the Carya illinoinensis cultivar Pawnee chromosome 4, C.illinoinensisPawnee_v1, whole genome shotgun sequence genome, one window contains:
- the LOC122306411 gene encoding uncharacterized protein LOC122306411 isoform X3, whose protein sequence is MDKHHEQCRWLKPSSARRGRLLSGHQMHTVLVAGWASLIACGCFGCCTGPTPIIAVDEPSKGLKIQGRMVRKSSLSDDFWSTSTYDLDNSTVQSLKSISSISTSNQNLNCGGGIGGTSSNSDFVNHGLLLWNQTRLQWIGSSRFRDQSHQSREPRLSWNATYESLLGTKQPLPQPIPLSEMIEFLVDVWEQEGLYD, encoded by the exons ATGGACAAACATCACGAGCAGTGTCGCTGGTTGAAGCCTTCATCGGCAAGAAGGGGTCGTTTGCTTTCTGGCCATCAAATGCATACAGTTCTAGTTGCTGGTTGGGCCAGTTTGATTGCCTG TGGTTGCTTTGGGTGCTGTACTGGACCCACACCAATTATAGCTGTTGATGAGCCATCAAAGGGGCTAAAAATTCAGGGGCGCATGGTGAGAAAATCCAGTTTATCGGATGATTTTTGGAGTACCAGCACATATGATCTGGATAACAGCACTGTTCAGTCTCTAAAAAGCATCTCGTCTATCAGCACATCAAACCAAAATCTTAACTGTGGTGGTGGCATTGGCGGCACAAGCAGCAATTCTGACTTTGTAAATCATG GTCTTCTTCTCTGGAACCAAACCAGGCTTCAATGGATTGGAAGTAGCAGGTTCAGAGACCAGTCGCACCAAAGTCGGGAACCCAGATTAAG TTGGAATGCAACCTATGAAAGTTTACTTGGAACCAAACAGCCTTTACCCCAGCCCATTCCTCTATCT gaaatgataGAGTTTCTTGTTGATGTATGGGAGCAGGAAGGGCTCTATGATTAA
- the LOC122306411 gene encoding uncharacterized protein LOC122306411 isoform X1 has protein sequence MDKHHEQCRWLKPSSARRGRLLSGHQMHTVLVAGWASLIACGCFGCCTGPTPIIAVDEPSKGLKIQGRMVRKSSLSDDFWSTSTYDLDNSTVQSLKSISSISTSNQNLNCGGGIGGTSSNSDFVNHGKFSYIISFFPAYVLRQIWLFPYGAIWSILITPFGLLLWNQTRLQWIGSSRFRDQSHQSREPRLSWNATYESLLGTKQPLPQPIPLSEMIEFLVDVWEQEGLYD, from the exons ATGGACAAACATCACGAGCAGTGTCGCTGGTTGAAGCCTTCATCGGCAAGAAGGGGTCGTTTGCTTTCTGGCCATCAAATGCATACAGTTCTAGTTGCTGGTTGGGCCAGTTTGATTGCCTG TGGTTGCTTTGGGTGCTGTACTGGACCCACACCAATTATAGCTGTTGATGAGCCATCAAAGGGGCTAAAAATTCAGGGGCGCATGGTGAGAAAATCCAGTTTATCGGATGATTTTTGGAGTACCAGCACATATGATCTGGATAACAGCACTGTTCAGTCTCTAAAAAGCATCTCGTCTATCAGCACATCAAACCAAAATCTTAACTGTGGTGGTGGCATTGGCGGCACAAGCAGCAATTCTGACTTTGTAAATCATGGCAAGTTTTCTtacattatttctttctttcctgcGTATGTACTGAGACAAATATGGTTGTTTCCATATGGAGCCATCTGGAGTATTTTGATCACCCCTTTTG GTCTTCTTCTCTGGAACCAAACCAGGCTTCAATGGATTGGAAGTAGCAGGTTCAGAGACCAGTCGCACCAAAGTCGGGAACCCAGATTAAG TTGGAATGCAACCTATGAAAGTTTACTTGGAACCAAACAGCCTTTACCCCAGCCCATTCCTCTATCT gaaatgataGAGTTTCTTGTTGATGTATGGGAGCAGGAAGGGCTCTATGATTAA
- the LOC122306411 gene encoding uncharacterized protein LOC122306411 isoform X4, whose translation MVRKSSLSDDFWSTSTYDLDNSTVQSLKSISSISTSNQNLNCGGGIGGTSSNSDFVNHGKFSYIISFFPAYVLRQIWLFPYGAIWSILITPFGLLLWNQTRLQWIGSSRFRDQSHQSREPRLSWNATYESLLGTKQPLPQPIPLSEMIEFLVDVWEQEGLYD comes from the exons ATGGTGAGAAAATCCAGTTTATCGGATGATTTTTGGAGTACCAGCACATATGATCTGGATAACAGCACTGTTCAGTCTCTAAAAAGCATCTCGTCTATCAGCACATCAAACCAAAATCTTAACTGTGGTGGTGGCATTGGCGGCACAAGCAGCAATTCTGACTTTGTAAATCATGGCAAGTTTTCTtacattatttctttctttcctgcGTATGTACTGAGACAAATATGGTTGTTTCCATATGGAGCCATCTGGAGTATTTTGATCACCCCTTTTG GTCTTCTTCTCTGGAACCAAACCAGGCTTCAATGGATTGGAAGTAGCAGGTTCAGAGACCAGTCGCACCAAAGTCGGGAACCCAGATTAAG TTGGAATGCAACCTATGAAAGTTTACTTGGAACCAAACAGCCTTTACCCCAGCCCATTCCTCTATCT gaaatgataGAGTTTCTTGTTGATGTATGGGAGCAGGAAGGGCTCTATGATTAA
- the LOC122306411 gene encoding uncharacterized protein LOC122306411 isoform X2: MVTINSSIAAWISHFLDCMGGCFGCCTGPTPIIAVDEPSKGLKIQGRMVRKSSLSDDFWSTSTYDLDNSTVQSLKSISSISTSNQNLNCGGGIGGTSSNSDFVNHGKFSYIISFFPAYVLRQIWLFPYGAIWSILITPFGLLLWNQTRLQWIGSSRFRDQSHQSREPRLSWNATYESLLGTKQPLPQPIPLSEMIEFLVDVWEQEGLYD; encoded by the exons ATGGTGACGATAAATAGCTCGATTGCTGCTTGGATCAGTCATTTTCTTGATTGCATGGG TGGTTGCTTTGGGTGCTGTACTGGACCCACACCAATTATAGCTGTTGATGAGCCATCAAAGGGGCTAAAAATTCAGGGGCGCATGGTGAGAAAATCCAGTTTATCGGATGATTTTTGGAGTACCAGCACATATGATCTGGATAACAGCACTGTTCAGTCTCTAAAAAGCATCTCGTCTATCAGCACATCAAACCAAAATCTTAACTGTGGTGGTGGCATTGGCGGCACAAGCAGCAATTCTGACTTTGTAAATCATGGCAAGTTTTCTtacattatttctttctttcctgcGTATGTACTGAGACAAATATGGTTGTTTCCATATGGAGCCATCTGGAGTATTTTGATCACCCCTTTTG GTCTTCTTCTCTGGAACCAAACCAGGCTTCAATGGATTGGAAGTAGCAGGTTCAGAGACCAGTCGCACCAAAGTCGGGAACCCAGATTAAG TTGGAATGCAACCTATGAAAGTTTACTTGGAACCAAACAGCCTTTACCCCAGCCCATTCCTCTATCT gaaatgataGAGTTTCTTGTTGATGTATGGGAGCAGGAAGGGCTCTATGATTAA